One Myxocyprinus asiaticus isolate MX2 ecotype Aquarium Trade chromosome 20, UBuf_Myxa_2, whole genome shotgun sequence genomic region harbors:
- the LOC127411054 gene encoding oxidation resistance protein 1-like isoform X3, with amino-acid sequence MASEAGPGQEHSLDPTAGTATLVSLSTDAEYDKLMDVEAVPLPDGKVCLLALPYECSQGEGPAGMTCLKLFSHFITDRKGVVFGILLVTSNKIFFDPQKCQPLVQENGCEEYVFSCSVDDLTSVSFYKDITHVHFNKNSHRFISCKPSESKMHSQSQKQTKCSSDQSATDTVPAPESCVSHDLPAALGAIAEKGEEPGDMAEAETQLTLESGGMLTAAAATFCYGGPDSVHRGNTEYEHMDRAELQSCLDRQLLGLGTTTLSSGTTGSLMFVKIRQKQQHANRWSFTKLKSSSRDAWFTMLQDSSDKLYAYLSQHRPDLCILESGEEDEAERDEEDFVLLDEKEQEEEEGSLREGQAGEDWEIVSVEESRPRASVSIEPDGLNHILNQSVILDAQQVREISRELPPRTIGHTWQLSYSTDKHGASLKTLYRKLRTTESPVLILIKDHNQQVFGSLLSHPLHPSDAFYGTGETFLFLSYPRFKCFHWTGENSFFIKGDLDSFAIGGGSGHFGLWVDERLYFGRSSPCFTFNNCSLSETSDFTILELEAWTFG; translated from the exons ATGGCCTCTGAGGCAGGCCCAGGACAAGAGCACAGCCTTGATCCTACTGCGGGAACTGCGACTCTTGTGTCCCTTTCAACAGACGCGGAGTATGACAAGCTGATG GATGTGGAGGCGGTGCCTTTACCTGATGGAAAAGTGTGTTTATTGGCTCTCCCATATGAATGTTCTCAGGGGGAGGGGCCAGCAGGCATGACTTGCCTAAAACTGTTTTCACATTTCATTACAGATAGAAAG GGTGTGGTCTTTGGGATATTGCTGGTGACGTCCAATAAGATCTTCTTTGACCCTCAGAAGTGCCAACCACTTGTGCAGGAGAATGGCTGTGAGGAGTATGTGTTCTCCTGCTCTGTGGACGATCTCACATCAGTATCCTTCTACAAGGACATCACTCACGTTCACTTCAACAAGAACTCACACAG ATTTATCAGTTGTAAGCCATCAGAGAGCAAAATGCACAGCCAGAGCCAAAAGCAAACCAAGTGCAGCTCCGATCAGTCAGCGACAGACACAGTTCCTGCTCCTGAGTCCTGTGTTTCCCATGATCTGCCAGCGGCTCTTGGTGCGATTGCTGAGAAAGGTGAAGAGCCTGGTGACATGGCTGAGGCTGAGACACAGCTTACTTTGGAGTCTGGAGGAATGCTAACTGCAGCTGCGGCCACCTTCTGTTATGGAGGACCAGACAGTGTTCACAGAGGGAACACTGAATATGAACACATGGACAGAGCTGAACTCCAGTCATGTTTGGATAGACAGTTGTTAG GCCTTGGTACTACTACATTAAGTAGTGGTACAACCGGATCTCTGATGTTTGTGAAAATTCGCCAGAAACAGCAGCATGCGAACAGATGGTCTTTCACTAAACTAAAAAGCTCTTCTAGAGACGCCTGGTTCACCATGCTGCAAGACAG TTCAGACAAGCTGTATGCTTACCTGAGCCAGCATCGGCCAGACCTGTGCATTCTGGAGAGCGGTGAGGAGGATGAAGCAGAGAGGGATGAAGAGGATTTTGTGCTCCTGGATGAGAAGGAGCaggaagaagaggaggggtcTCTAAGAGAAGGCCAGGCTGGGGAGGATTGGGAG ATTGTGTCAGTGGAGGAGAGTAGGCCGAGAGCTTCTGTCTCCATTGAACCAGATGGTCTGAATCACATACTGAACCAGAGTGTCATACTGGATGCCCAACAAGTCAGAGAG atCTCTCGAGAGCTGCCTCCACGGACGATCGGACACACGTGGCAGCTGTCGTACAGCACAGACAAACATGGGGCCAGTCTCAAGACTCTCTACAGGAAACTCCGCACCACAGAGTCACCTGTGCTGATTCTCATTAAGGATCATAACCAACAG GTTTTTGGGAGCTTACTCTCACATCCGCTGCATCCTAGTGACGCCTTTTACGGCACTGGAGAGACCTTCTTGTTTCTGTCTTACCCTCGCTTTAAG TGCTTTCACTGGACTGGAGAGAACTCTTTCTTCATCAAAGGAGACTTGGACTCTTTTGCCATTGGAGGAGGAAG TGGTCACTTTGGGCTGTGGGTGGACGAGAGGTTGTATTTTGGCAGAAGCAGTCCATGTTTCACCTTTAATAACTGCAGCCTGTCCGAGACCAGTGACTTCACGATTCTGGAGTTGGAGGCCTGGACATTCGGATGA